The segment GCCGCCCAGCGCCATACCAGTGAGCCCGCCTGCCTGCTGCACCGTCTGATGCCGACGGAGACTGCACGGGAGGTCTTTGCTCTGTTCCAGCAGTACGATGGTGAACTGAGCGTGTTCTGCGATGGTCTTGCCATCAAAACGCCGGAGGGCATCGCAAAGCTTGCCTCCCGCACCACCCACTTTCTCTCCTCCGAGGCCCGGCAGAACCTGACCGACAGCCGCTTTACCGTCATCCCCGGCATCGAGAGCTGGATGTCCCGCCACGCCCACGAGATCGAGAAGCTGTGCATGTTCTTTGACAGCATCGAAAAGACCGCCGCCGCTCTGCCGGGATTTCAGGCCATCCCGGGCGTGGAGGTGGTGCAGGGCTCGCCGGACAACATTGAAGTGACCGCTGCCGGTGTGGACAAGGGCAGCGCCCTGCTGGCTCTGGCCGACCTGCTGGGCATCCCCCACGAGAATACTCTGGCCGTGGGCGACAGCGAGAACGACCGCGCCATGCTGGAAAAGGCGGGCATTGCCGCCGTGATGGCAAACGGCATGCCCCAGATCAAGGCGCTGGGCGACCTTGTGAGCGAGGCCGACTGCGATCACGACGGCGTTGCAGAGCTGTTCCGGAAGCTCGGCATCTGAGTAAGCAGGGGCAAACCGGGGCAAAACGGCCCTGCTTTTCAGGTCATTCGTCATTTTTGTGCAATGTATACAAGCTATTATGCAAAACATTGTGCTTGTTGAGCATTACCAAACTTGTTTCCGTCGTTTATACTAATATTACAAGCGCACGATGGGTGTACCATGCCCAAACGGCAGCCCACGCGCACCGAGAAAGTCAAATTCAAAAAGGAGAAATGCATTTATGAATCCCATCGTAGAAAAGGTCTATCAGATCGGCATTATCCCTGTTATCGCTTTCAACAGCGTTGATGAAGCCCTGCCCCTGTGCAAGGCTCTGGCTGACGGCGGTCTGCCCGCAGCTGAGGTCACCTTCCGCACCGCATGTGCTGAGGATTGCATCCGCAAGATCCACGAGGAGATGCCCGAGATGCTGCTGGGCGCAGGCACTGTCCTGACCACCGAGCAGGCTGACCGTGCAATGGCAGCAGGCGCATCCTTCATCGTTGCTCCCGGCTTTGACCCCGAGGTCTGCAAGCACGTCATCGACAAGGGCGGTATCATGATGCCCGGCACCTGCTCTGCAGGCGAGATGCAGCAGGCTATGAACATGGGCTGCGAGGCCCTGAAGTTCTTCCCCGCTGAGGCAAACGGCGGTGTCGGCATGCTGAAGAACATCGGCGCAGCCCTGAAGAGCGCACGCTGGATGTGCACCGGCGGTGTCAACGCAAAGAACGTCAACGACTATCTGGGCTACGACCAGATCTTTGCTGTGGGCGGCACCTGGATGTGCAAGAGCGACGTGATCAAGGCTCACGACTGGGCTAAGATCACCGCTCAGAGCAAGGAAGCGGTTGACACCATGCTGGGCCTGAAGCTGATGCACGTCGGCATCAACACCGAGAACGAGGAAGAGGCCATGAAGATGGCAAACCTCATCGGCAGCCTGCTGAACATGAAGGTCGCTCCCGGCAACTCCAGCATCTTTGTGGGCAACAAGGAGTTTGAGATCATGAAGAAGCCCGGCCGCGGCACCAATGGCCACATCGCCATCGGCTGCAACAACGTCGACCGTGCCATCTACCACCTGTCTCAGCGCGGCGTGAAGTTCGACCTGGACAGCAAGAACGTGAAGAACGGCAAGACCATCGCCTGCTACTTTGCAGACGAGATCGGCGGCTTCGCATTCCATCTGGTTCAGGCCTGAGCTCCGGCTCCCCTATCCGTGAAAGCCCTGCTGCGCTGGGGATGCCCCGCAGCAGAAGGTCATAAACACCTGTAAATAAAAGGAGAATACCCAATGAAAGTTGTTACTTTTGGCGAACTGATGGTCCGTCTGCAGCCGTTCAACTACGAGCGTTTCGTTCAGGCTAACAGCCTGGAGTTCACCTTCGGCGGCGGCGAGGCAAACGTTGCTGTTTCTCTGGCCAACTACGGTCTGGACGCAGCCTTCGTCACCAAGCTGCCCGCACACGCAATCGGTCAGGCCGCTGTCAACAGCCTGCGCCGTTATGGCGTTGACACCAGCATGATCACCCGCGGCGGCGATCGCGTTGGCATCTACTACAACGAGAAGGGTGCTTCTCAGCGTGGTTCCGTCTGCATCTACGACCGCGCCAACAGCGCCATCCAGCTGGCTCAGCCCTCCGACTTTGATTGGGATAAGATTTTCGAGGGCGTGGACTGGTTCCACTTCACCGGCATCACCCCGGCTCTGGGTGCAAACGTTGTTGAGATCTGCCTGGAGGCCTGCAAGGCTGCTAAGGCTCACGGCGTAAAGATCAGCTGCGACCTGAACTACCGCGGCAAGCTGTGGACCCGCGAGCAGGCTCGCGAGGCTATGACCAAGCTGTGCGAGTACGTTGACGTCTGCATCTCCAACGAGGAGGACGCAAAGGACGTGTTCGGCATCGAGGCCGAGGCTACCGATATCTACGGCGGCAAGCTGAATGCTGAGGGCTACAAGAGCGTTGCAAAGCAGCTGGCTGACAAGTTCCACTTCGAGAAGGTCGCTATCACCCTGCGTGAGAGCCACAACGCTTCCGAGAACGGCTGGAGCGCAATGCTGTACGATGTTGCTTCCAATGAGTACTGCTTCTCCAAGAAGTACGAGCTGAAAATCATCGACCGCGTTGGCGGCGGTGACTCCTTCGGCGGCGGCCTGATCTACGCTCTGCTGAACGGCAAGAGCACTCAGGATGCTGTTGAGTTCGCTGTTGCTGCTTCTGCTCTGAAGCACACCATCGAGGGCGACTACAACATGATGACCGTGTCCGAGGTCGAGAAGCTGGCTGGCGGCGACGGTTCCGGCCGTATCCAGCGCTAATTGCAGGAAGGAGTCCACAATGGATATCCGCTACTCCTGCAACCAGAAGGATTTCAAGCGCTATACCACTGAGGAAATGCGGGACGAAATGCTCATCACCGGCCTGTACAAGGCCGATGAGGTCGTTGCTGTGTACAGCCATGTGGACCGTATGGTCACGCTGGGCTGCATGCCGGTGCACGAGACCGTGTCCATCGACAAGGGCATCGACGTGTGGGCAAACTTCGGCACCCACTACTTTCTGGAACGCCGCGAGATCGGCATGTTCAACATCGGCAAGGATTCCACCGGCATCGTGGTGGCCGACGGCGTGAAGTACGAGCTGGGCTACAAGGACTGCCTGTACATCACCAAGGGCACCAAGGAAGTCACCTTTGCTTCCGCCGACCCGGAGCATCCCGCCAAGTTCTACATGGTGTCCGCTCCCGCACATTGCTCCTACGAGACCCGCCTGATCAAGATGGCTGATGCAAATCACCGTCCTCTGGGCAGCGTCGAGACCTGCAACAAGCGCACCATCAACCAGTTCATCCACCCGGATGTGCTGAAGACCTGCCAGCTGAGCATGGGTATGACCGAACTGGACGCCGGTTCCAACTGGAACACGATGCCCAGCCACACCCACGAGCGGCGCATGGAGATTTATACCTACTTTGAACTGCCCGAGGGGCAGGTGGTGTTCCACATGTGCGGCGAGCCTACCCAGACCCGCCACATCGTGATGCACAACGAGGATGCTGTCATCAGCCCCTCCTGGAGCATCCACAGCGGCGTAGGCACCTCAAACTATACGTTTATCTGGGCAATGGGCGGCGAGAACATGGAGTTTGACGACATGGACAACATCGCTACCACTGACCTGCGCTAAAAAGCACCATTCAAAAGCCCCGTACCGGGTAACCGGTACGGGGCTTTTTGCTAAAAATTTAACTTGAGAAGGAGAAAATCATGGATCTTTCCGCTTTCAACCTGCAGGGCAAGGTTGCTCTGATCACTGGCGGTGCCCACGGCATCGGCTTCTCCATCGCCGAGGGCATGGCCCAGTGCGGTGCAACCGTCTGCTTCAACTGCTCCTCCGAGGCAAGTCTGGAAAAAGGTCTTGCCGCCTACAAGGCTGCCGGCATCGACGCCCACGGCTATGTGGCAGATGTGTCCGACGAGGACGCTGTGAACACCATGGTGGCAAAGATCAAGGCTGAGGTGGGCCCTGTGGACATTCTGGTGAACAACGCCGGTCTGATGAAGCGGGTGCCCATGATCGAGATGAGCCACGCCGACTTCATGCGGGTCATCGACGTGCATGTAGGCGGTGCCTTCAACTGCTCCAAGGCCGTTCTGCCGGACATGATGGAAAAGCGCGAGGGCAAGATCATCAACATCTGCTCCATGATGAGCGAGCTGGGCCGCGAGACCGTCTCTGCCTACGCCGCCGCCAAGGGTGCACTGAAGATGCTCACCAAGAACATCGCTTCCGAGTACGGCGAGTACAACATCCAGTGCAACGGCATGGGACCCGGCTACATTGCCACCGCCCAGACCGCACCCCTGCGGGAGTTGCAGCCGGACGGCAGCCGCCACCCCTTCGACCAGTTCATCACCGCCAAGACCCCCGCAGGCCGCTGGGGTGAGCCGGACGACATGGTGGGCCCCTGCGTGTTCCTTGCAAGCCACGCTTCCGACTTTGTGAACGGCCAGATCCTGTACGCCGACGGCGGCATTCTGGCTTACATCGGCCGCCAGCCCAAGTAAAGTCATTTGGGCACTGCGCCTTCTTTAACCTTCTGACCAGACAGCTCTGTGCAGACCAAAGTCTGCATGGAGCTGTCTTTTTACGAAGCGGCAAGCGACCTTTCCTGCAAAACTTTGCTTCATGTTAACTCATGTTAAAATGTTCCAATTTCATGCCAAATTGGTAACAGTTCCTGTTTCATCGTTGAAAATGCACACAGCCGTCTTGATTTTTTGTCGAAATTCCCGTATAATCGTCTTCATCATCCATCACACCCTGTTGGTTGATCTGAATACGAAGAAATTTCAAAGGAGTATATTTCACATGAAACTCAAGAACATTGCGATCATTGCTGCCGCTGCAACACTGGCTGTTGGCATGACCGCCTGCGGTTCTTCTACATCCTCCACCGCCGCTTCCTCTTCTGTGGCTTCTTCTGCTGCCGCTTCTTCCGAGGCTGCAAGCTCTGAGGCTGCATCCAGCGAAGCAGCTGAGCCCACCACTGCTGAGTACACTGTGTACAACACCACCGGTTCTGCCGTCACCGAGCTGTACCTGTACGATGCAGGCAGCGACGAGAAGGGCGACAATCTGGCCGGCGAGAACGGTCTGGCTGACGGCGAGAACATCGTCATCACCCGCGATGTGGAGGCCGACAAGCAGTCCGACGTGACCTACATTCTGGAGTTCACCACCGAGGACGGCCAGACCCAGAGCTTTGAGACCCTGCACTACGAGGTCGCTCCCATCTCCCTGCTGAGTGTGGATGCCGCTGCAGGTGCTACCCCCATCGCTTTTACTGCACCGGAAAAGTAAGAACTGTTTCATCACTGTAAAACGGGAAAGTCTGCGGGCTTTCCCGTTTTATTCTTTGCCAAAAGCGGGCTGAGGCTGTCATTTTCCCTTGCAATCACGCCAAAAATCCGCTATCATAGAAGCAAATATATTCCCTTGCGGCATAAAGGGAGTAAAGGAGTGGATTTTCTTATGGCAGAAAAAGAAGTGAAAGGCATCAAAAAGTTTTTTGAAGAGTTCAAGGCCTTTGCCATGCGCGGCAATGTGCTGGATATGGCAGTGGGCGTTGTCATCGGCGGTGCCTTTACCGCCATCGTCAACTCACTGGTGAACGACATCATCAACCCCGCCATCGGCCTGTTTTTCAACGCCGATTTCTCGGACGTCGGCATCCATGTGGGCGATGTGATGATCGGCATCGGTTCCTTTATCAATGCCGTCATCAACTTCCTCATCGTAGCATTCGTGCTGTTCGTGGTCATCAAGTTCGTCAACTCCCTGCACAAGAAGCCTGCTGAGCCGGAAGCTCCCGCAGAGCCCACCACCAAGGTGTGCCCCTACTGCCAGAGCGAGATCTCCATCAAGGCG is part of the Faecalibacterium sp. HTF-F genome and harbors:
- a CDS encoding HAD-IIB family hydrolase gives rise to the protein MLQSFPSVRLVALDLDGTLLSRNNEVTAATREAIARAVAHGVAVVPATGRPLASLPPVVAKLPGIRYAITSNGAAVWDLGDDPMGAVYSRYSNAAQRHTSEPACLLHRLMPTETAREVFALFQQYDGELSVFCDGLAIKTPEGIAKLASRTTHFLSSEARQNLTDSRFTVIPGIESWMSRHAHEIEKLCMFFDSIEKTAAALPGFQAIPGVEVVQGSPDNIEVTAAGVDKGSALLALADLLGIPHENTLAVGDSENDRAMLEKAGIAAVMANGMPQIKALGDLVSEADCDHDGVAELFRKLGI
- a CDS encoding sugar kinase, encoding MKVVTFGELMVRLQPFNYERFVQANSLEFTFGGGEANVAVSLANYGLDAAFVTKLPAHAIGQAAVNSLRRYGVDTSMITRGGDRVGIYYNEKGASQRGSVCIYDRANSAIQLAQPSDFDWDKIFEGVDWFHFTGITPALGANVVEICLEACKAAKAHGVKISCDLNYRGKLWTREQAREAMTKLCEYVDVCISNEEDAKDVFGIEAEATDIYGGKLNAEGYKSVAKQLADKFHFEKVAITLRESHNASENGWSAMLYDVASNEYCFSKKYELKIIDRVGGGDSFGGGLIYALLNGKSTQDAVEFAVAASALKHTIEGDYNMMTVSEVEKLAGGDGSGRIQR
- the mscL gene encoding large conductance mechanosensitive channel protein MscL, which translates into the protein MAEKEVKGIKKFFEEFKAFAMRGNVLDMAVGVVIGGAFTAIVNSLVNDIINPAIGLFFNADFSDVGIHVGDVMIGIGSFINAVINFLIVAFVLFVVIKFVNSLHKKPAEPEAPAEPTTKVCPYCQSEISIKAVRCPHCTSKLEGFPEINN
- the eda gene encoding bifunctional 4-hydroxy-2-oxoglutarate aldolase/2-dehydro-3-deoxy-phosphogluconate aldolase yields the protein MNPIVEKVYQIGIIPVIAFNSVDEALPLCKALADGGLPAAEVTFRTACAEDCIRKIHEEMPEMLLGAGTVLTTEQADRAMAAGASFIVAPGFDPEVCKHVIDKGGIMMPGTCSAGEMQQAMNMGCEALKFFPAEANGGVGMLKNIGAALKSARWMCTGGVNAKNVNDYLGYDQIFAVGGTWMCKSDVIKAHDWAKITAQSKEAVDTMLGLKLMHVGINTENEEEAMKMANLIGSLLNMKVAPGNSSIFVGNKEFEIMKKPGRGTNGHIAIGCNNVDRAIYHLSQRGVKFDLDSKNVKNGKTIACYFADEIGGFAFHLVQA
- a CDS encoding cytochrome C → MKLKNIAIIAAAATLAVGMTACGSSTSSTAASSSVASSAAASSEAASSEAASSEAAEPTTAEYTVYNTTGSAVTELYLYDAGSDEKGDNLAGENGLADGENIVITRDVEADKQSDVTYILEFTTEDGQTQSFETLHYEVAPISLLSVDAAAGATPIAFTAPEK
- a CDS encoding gluconate 5-dehydrogenase; translation: MDLSAFNLQGKVALITGGAHGIGFSIAEGMAQCGATVCFNCSSEASLEKGLAAYKAAGIDAHGYVADVSDEDAVNTMVAKIKAEVGPVDILVNNAGLMKRVPMIEMSHADFMRVIDVHVGGAFNCSKAVLPDMMEKREGKIINICSMMSELGRETVSAYAAAKGALKMLTKNIASEYGEYNIQCNGMGPGYIATAQTAPLRELQPDGSRHPFDQFITAKTPAGRWGEPDDMVGPCVFLASHASDFVNGQILYADGGILAYIGRQPK
- the kduI gene encoding 5-dehydro-4-deoxy-D-glucuronate isomerase codes for the protein MDIRYSCNQKDFKRYTTEEMRDEMLITGLYKADEVVAVYSHVDRMVTLGCMPVHETVSIDKGIDVWANFGTHYFLERREIGMFNIGKDSTGIVVADGVKYELGYKDCLYITKGTKEVTFASADPEHPAKFYMVSAPAHCSYETRLIKMADANHRPLGSVETCNKRTINQFIHPDVLKTCQLSMGMTELDAGSNWNTMPSHTHERRMEIYTYFELPEGQVVFHMCGEPTQTRHIVMHNEDAVISPSWSIHSGVGTSNYTFIWAMGGENMEFDDMDNIATTDLR